The window GGACTTCGTCTGGTGGATTGTCGAACCTGTTCAACAGACTCAATGAAGGTACCACTTTCTAGCACGTAAGGAACCGAGCCGACTTGGAGATGGAGCCTCTACCCGCTAATCGTTGACTCACTCAACACGGGACCATCTATTGTTAAATTAGCTGAGGTGGTGTATAATATCTGTTGTTTGGGCCTGTAGCTCAGCTGGGAGAGCGCTGCGTTCGCAACGCAGAGGTCGGGAGTTCGAGCCTCCTCGGGTCCACCATACAAAACGCCCATCAGGACATCATTTCTAGTGGGCGTTATCAGTTTATGCAGCAAGAACTCCACGAACTTGTCACGGTACCTCTGTTATACAGATAGGGCATCAATCCGCTCAAAATGCCTCCCAGAATCTTAAACAGGAACGTCTAGCGTTCAGATTACCCATGTAATTGGCCAAGATGCAGCACCACTCTGCTTGGTTCGGCATAGGTTATAGCAGACTATGGGAGGGAGCAAGGAGGATTATGATGCCGCTATGGTCTGTGGTATTACTAGGTCTTTCCGTGAGTGTAGACAGTTTTGCCTTGGGGATCGCCTATAGTATGCAGAAGATTAGAATCCCCTGGTTTAGCCTGTTAATCATCGGCTTTTGTACTGCATCTTTGATGGGGCTTTCCATACTTATTGGCCAATCCACCTCATGGATTATCCCCGAGGCTTTTTCTGTTGTGATCGGTGGGGGAATATTGGTAGGTATTGGCTCTTGGCAACTGTTCCAAGGGTGTAAAAGTTATCTACGACAGCTGCGAAAGAGGACCCTTATTGGACAACTTGGGCTGATTAAAGATCCCGGTGCCTTCGATATAGACCGCTCCGGTTCCTTAGATAGGTTTGAGTCCTTGCTGTTGGGGCTTGCCTTAGGGATGGACGCCTTTGCCGCGGGATTTGCTGTGGCGATGTTGGGGTTTGCTTGGTGGCATATTCCAATCGTAGCTTCAATCTGTGTAGGTTTGGTGTATATCGGGTTTTGGGTGGGAAGGCGTAACGCCATCTGTTGGTTAAGTCAGCGGGGTTTTGTCCTCTCGGGGTTGCTGTTGATTGGTTTGGGTCTGTGGCGTTTGCTCTTCTGATGTGCTGGACTTACTCTGCCTTTTGGATGCGTACATGAACTGGTCCGCCTTACTCAGCAAAGTAACCAGATCCGTGCCGTCATCGGGATAACTAGCTAACCCGGCACTAATATCCAAGGAGATGCCCCATTGCTTAGTCAATTCTTTCAGCAATTCGCAGCATCGGTTAGCGATCCGTTCCGCTTGTATCCGACCGCTTTGTACAAACAAAATACAGAATTCATCGCCGCCGAGGCGGGCGAC is drawn from Limnochordia bacterium and contains these coding sequences:
- a CDS encoding manganese efflux pump; the protein is MPLWSVVLLGLSVSVDSFALGIAYSMQKIRIPWFSLLIIGFCTASLMGLSILIGQSTSWIIPEAFSVVIGGGILVGIGSWQLFQGCKSYLRQLRKRTLIGQLGLIKDPGAFDIDRSGSLDRFESLLLGLALGMDAFAAGFAVAMLGFAWWHIPIVASICVGLVYIGFWVGRRNAICWLSQRGFVLSGLLLIGLGLWRLLF